Part of the candidate division WOR-3 bacterium genome is shown below.
TGTTCTCCTGTTGCCTGCGCTCGACCTTGACGAGTTGCTGGCGCTACGGGTATCATATGAAACGCGCAAGCGTCAGGCAGGGGGTCACGATGTGCCTTGGCCGGCCCTAGGGGTGCGACATTCTGCTTGACAAGCGCAGGCCGGTGGCTAACTTGTCTTGATGAACATGCTCTTGGCCCTGAGTCTCATCTCTTTTGACCCCGGCGTTGGCACCGCTGGCTTCGACTTCCTCCGTGTTACCCCCACTGCCCGTGAGGCCGCAATGGCTGGTGCAGTGACCGGCGATGCGCAGAGCCCGATGGCGTTCTGGTATTCTCCCGCACTGGTGCTGGGCAGCGAACTGCCGCGTGCCCACGTCGGGTATGTCAACTACGTTGCCGGTATTCACTTGGGCTCAGTCGCCTATTCCAGGCCGCTGGCTGCAAACAAGGGTATTGGCATCGGCATCGTATACCTGAACGCCGGCACGATGAAACGGACCGACCCGTTGGGCAACGAGTTGGGGATGTTCGGTGTTTCCTACACCGATGTGAACCTGTCAGCAGCGCTCAAGCTATCAGAGCTCGTGTTAGTCGGAGCAGGATTCCAGGGACTGTATGGCTCGATTGACACGTTTTTCGGCATCGGTGTGGCTGCGAACCTGGGCGCCCGGGCCCGAATTCCACTCGAAGGTTTCGAGGGACTGTATGCCGGACTTGCCTGCCGTAACATCGGTTATCAGGCGAAGCCGTTCCAGTCCGGCCGGGACAAGATGCCGCTGGAGTTCGCCGTTGGTCTTGCTTACCTGCCCAATTCCTCGATCAACCTCACCGCCGATGTGCTCAAGCCAGTGGATAACCGGTTTGTGTTCCGAGCCGGCATCGAAGGTTGGGTTGCAGACATACTTGTCCTGCGTGCTGGGTACACAACCTTGGGCGCCGACCTTAAGTCTGGTGGCGGCACGGACATCCTAGCCGGACTTACGACTGGCCTTGGCTTCCGCTACCAGAAGTACCAGCTCGACTATGCCTTCATCCCGATGGTTGAACTGGGCATGGCTCATCGCATCTCATTCTCAATAGAGCTCTAGCCCACAACGGCAATGAAAACCCAGTTCCTGAAGGCAATCAAACCTGGCACCCAGGTTGACGACGTGTTCTTCTGCACCCGGCGGGACGTCAAGGAGCGACGGGATGGTGCACCATTCTTGACATTTGAGTTTCAAGACAAGAGCGGTCGGGTTGCTGCCATCATGTGGGATCGGATTGACGATGCTCTGCGCTGTGTCGAACCCGGTGGGTTCTACCGTGTGGTCGGCAAGATGGGCGACTATCAAGGTAAGCCGCAGCTCACCGTTTCAGTCATATACCCGGCAGACCCTGCCCAGGTCAACCGCGAAGACTTTATCTCCGCCACGAAATACGACCGCAAACAGCTTCTGGCCGAGCTCAGGAAGTACATTGCTGCTGTGAAGAACAGACATTTGGCTGGTCTGCTTGCTACTTTCTTCGAGGACGATGAATTTGTCAGGAAGTTCTCGGATTCTCCGGCCGCGGCCCAGGTACATCATGCCTGCATTGGTGGCCTTTTGGAACATACTGTGTTCATGTGCCGGCTTGCCAGAACGGTACCCGATACCTACGAGGAAGTGGACCGGGACCTGCTGATGACTGGTATCATCCTCCATGATGTTGGCAAGACCGAGGAGTACGTCTATGACAAGGCGATTGACCACACTTGGGACGGCCGCCTTATCGGCCACATCGTCATGGGATACGACTTGGTCTGCAAACGAATTGATAGCATCAAGGAGTTCCCTGAGGAGCTACG
Proteins encoded:
- a CDS encoding HD domain-containing protein: MKTQFLKAIKPGTQVDDVFFCTRRDVKERRDGAPFLTFEFQDKSGRVAAIMWDRIDDALRCVEPGGFYRVVGKMGDYQGKPQLTVSVIYPADPAQVNREDFISATKYDRKQLLAELRKYIAAVKNRHLAGLLATFFEDDEFVRKFSDSPAAAQVHHACIGGLLEHTVFMCRLARTVPDTYEEVDRDLLMTGIILHDVGKTEEYVYDKAIDHTWDGRLIGHIVMGYDLVCKRIDSIKEFPEELRRLILHIILAHHGQLEFGSPKSPKFVEALIVHFLDNLDARIAMFRDAVADNQGTKWTEFHKYLETNIYIRDPLE
- a CDS encoding PorV/PorQ family protein, coding for MNMLLALSLISFDPGVGTAGFDFLRVTPTAREAAMAGAVTGDAQSPMAFWYSPALVLGSELPRAHVGYVNYVAGIHLGSVAYSRPLAANKGIGIGIVYLNAGTMKRTDPLGNELGMFGVSYTDVNLSAALKLSELVLVGAGFQGLYGSIDTFFGIGVAANLGARARIPLEGFEGLYAGLACRNIGYQAKPFQSGRDKMPLEFAVGLAYLPNSSINLTADVLKPVDNRFVFRAGIEGWVADILVLRAGYTTLGADLKSGGGTDILAGLTTGLGFRYQKYQLDYAFIPMVELGMAHRISFSIEL